A window of Odocoileus virginianus isolate 20LAN1187 ecotype Illinois chromosome 3, Ovbor_1.2, whole genome shotgun sequence genomic DNA:
CCGCCTGCTTGTGACATTCAGGCTGCTCTGGGGTTATGGTGAGTGCAGACCATCAGTGCCAAACACATCGACAGACTGATAGCCCCACTGGGCATGACGATGTGGTTGGCTCTCTCACCTGCCACCCACTCCCATGCCCAGCCCCGCCACTGCATCGGAGGACAACACATGCTTCATCATTTCTGCCCTGTCTGTGCCCTCAGGTACGGAGCCCACAAGCAGAGCCAGGGCAGGTGCGGTAGACACAGGActgttttcttattaaaaaaaaagactcaaacaaaaataagacctggaccAATGGGCATACACATGTCTATATACACTGTCCCTCTGCCCCCTGCAAGCAGCTGGGGGCAGGCCCACCCTTCCCCAAGTTCAGGCACCCGCGCACCCTCTGAATGCTAGGGCTTTAAGAGCTGTGACCCCTGTCTtccccaggggtgggggcaggtcacTGCTCCCTGCCAGAGAGCCTTAATATTTGGGGACTGatttacagaaacacaaaaacaaatccaaaggaAAGTCACAAATACgtatgtacacatgcacacactggcTGCTGAGGGGCAAAGGTACTCAGAACCAAGAGCAGGGCTCCTGCAGGGCCCGCCCCACCCTGTCCACGCCCATCCATGTCCTCCCACCTCAGAAGGGGAGGCGGAGGCAGCTGCTTGGGCCCTTGGCGACACCTGCCTCACCTCCCTCCTCCGTCTCCTCCAGGTGCAGCAGAAACAGGGTGGAGGATGACAGGGAGGTGGACCCAGAGCCAGGGGAAGCTCAGGAAACTTCTGGGGGACCCTGGGGTGCCCCCTGTCCTGGCTGGAGGTGCAGACAGGACCCACTAGGGTAGCCTGGAAGGAAGGGCTGGGAAGGGCCAGGCACCCACAGGACCTGACCCTTGGGGTCAAGTCTGCCCTCAGGCTACCCTGACTGGTTACCCTGCAAGCGCCAAGAATCCCAGTTGCCTGTGACCCTGTGAGCAACGAGGGCTCAGCTGGGGTGAACACGTGACAGCGGACAGACTCCCCCTAGAGTTCTCCTCAGATAACAAGTCCACCTTGAGATGACCTCTGGCATGTAGCCTGCCTGGGGGCCTGCTCCCAATGTCGTGCACTCAGAGTCAGCAGGGGGGTGTTCGGGTCAGGGAGAGCAGAGGCAGCTGCAGAGAGACCCCTCAAGAGGGCACGTCCCTGTGAGCCTTCCCGGCCGACCGGCGTGGTGTCCAGCTGTCCTGTCCTGCAGCAGGCGTGGGCAGCGGTGGGCACATGCTTCCGGGCATAGCATGCAGCCCTGATGAGGCAGTGGTGGTGACGGATGATGGAAATGGCCAGTCCAGCAATCGTCCTGCTCTGGGCACACTGTCCGAGCCGGGGCCGCCCAGGGTGGGGAGCCAGAGCCCCACTCCTGCTGCTGCCCGCCCTGGCCCTGCCCCAAACACCGGCCAACAGGGTTCGCAATCAGGCTTTAATGGAATCTTCAGGGTCTCTCCAGGCCAGGCTCCCGCCCCACCCTGCTGCTGATCTTGGGCCCGTGTGGGGGGGAGCAGAGGGTCCATGCACGCTGACAAGGTGTTGCTCTGCGACCAAGACGGCCGGTAGCTGTGGGTTTACCGGATCCTAGTGAAGAGGTTGAGGACAGACACGGACTCCTGCAGGATACACAGGGATGATGCTGAGCCCTCAGCCCAGCCCCGCCGTTCAAGCGTGGGAGGGAAGCTCTGCCCGGAGGGACCCCGAGGCTCTGGGCCAGAGGAGGGGCCTGTGCGGGCACCTGGCATGGTGAGGGCCCCAGGATGTGCAAGGGGGCCAGGCGATGCAGAAGCAGAGAGGGGTGGGGGTTCTAGAGAGATCCTGGCtggcagggcggggcgggggggggggcccaGAACATGCGGGGGGCACACAATTGGGAACATCTGGTGCTGATACCGACCCACTTTACCTTTGTTGAACGGGTTTTGCTAAAGACATTCCAGAACCTCAGTGTCTCATCTCCAGCACCGGTGACGATGGCCTCTCCATCAGGGGACATGGCCTacgggaggagagagaggccaCTGTCCCCGCAGCTGCAGGCACCCGGGGAAAACACAAAGGACATCCTGCCTGCTGTAACGAGGGACAATCTCTCTGTGAGATTCGGCAAAGGACTCGCTGGCTTAAGGACAAAAGTTTTTTTTGGAAAACACCAAAATGTTGACGAGGGCATGTGTGTGAAGAGAGGGGCTCCTATCTCCAGACACATGAGAACGGTTACTTAGTGAACCATCTAGAGATGACCTGAGCAAGTACACGGGGGTTATCTGCAGCAGCTTCCACTTCCATGTAGAAGCAGACACCTAGAGATCACACAGTGGGCAGAGCCACCCTTGCTCACAGGGCAGGGAGCTGGTGAAACAGATTCAGAGTGACAATGCCTCAACCTGTCACTTGGTCCTGGGGCCCGGAGCTGGCCCAGAGCGGAGGACAGACCTGGGCAGCTTGGCGTACTGCCTCTTGGGCCTGGCAGGCAGACTCACCAGATACAGGACCCGATAGGAGTGCCCGGTCAGCTTGGCCACCTGGGTCAGAGAGGGATACTTCCAGACCAGGATCTGGTTCTGTGAGTAGCCGTGCGTGCTCACCTAGGGGACAGAAAGGGCACTATGCCGGCGTCCCAGGCCCCTAGACACATCCACAAGGCACAAGAGCACTAGGACCTGCCTGAAGGGTACAGAGACCAGCAGGTGACATCCACCAGCCCGGCTCCCTGGTCCATGATTGGACTGACACAGGGACCAATTGCCCATGAGAGcccttgggcttctctgggggtCACTGGGTGTGGGCACCTGGGTGAGGTTCTGCCAGACCCGTCCTGTACCCCACCACTCACCAGCTCATTGGCGTGCTTGGACCAGGCCAGGTTGCACACCTGGGAGCCGGTGTCAATGCACTGTAGCGGCTGCCCCGTGAGTGTGTTCCAGAAGCGGATGCAGCGGTCAGCTGTGCCACCCCCGGACGCCAGCAGCCCGTGCTGGTGGGGGGACCAGGCGATGGCCTTGACGGCGGCCAGGTGCTCCGTGTACTGCTGCACGGGGCTCAGGCTCGAGTGGTTCCACACCAGCAGCTGAGGGGATGGGGCCGTTGAGACTGGTGTCCCTCGGGGCACACCCCCGTCACCCTGCTCCACAGAGGGGGCTGCAGGGAGTGAGGAGCTGGCCTACCTTGTTGTCGTTGCCTCCCGAGGCGAGGAGCTGGTGGTCGGTGGACCACTTGAGCCCGCACACCTCTTGCCGGTGGCCCTGCAGCCGCCGCTCTGACTGCAGGGGGGGCGTGCGGATGTCCCTCTGCAGGATCATGCGGTCCCGGCTCCCGGACGATAGCTGGTCAGCGTTCCAGGCCAGCGCCCCTGCGGCCAGGTGGAGGGCAGGCTGAGGATGCGGCCTGGCCCTGCAGCACACCCCCACCCTTGCCCCCAGGTGGCTCCTCACCGACACGCGCGGTGTGGCCTTCCAGCATGGACAGCTTCTTCCCCGCAGCAGCGTCCCAGATCTGCACGAAGCCCTTGTGTGTGCCGACAGCCACCAGGTTCCCCTAGAATGGCAACATGGGCTGGTGTCAGGTCCAGTAtggggccctcccctccccctccccctccctccaaagTCTCTTAACGCATGTGCCATCGGATCCCTCTCCTAGGAACCCGGCAGATAGTTATGTGGAGCTTAGGTTTGTTAAAACCCACATGACATGCGCAGAGATCCACACGCATCAACGTGTGGAGCGAACTTGCCTGCCCCCGTGTCTGTCATCTAACCACCTGCACCAGGCTGGGGACAGCCAGGGTGCAGACATCACTGGGGCTGGACAAATGACCATAAGGCTCCTTCTGGGTGTGCAAGGCCCCCACCACTGTGGAAGCCCCTCCAGTGAAGTCCAGTCAGACCTCCCCTGTGCCAACTCTGCCCAGCAAGGGGATGGAGCTGGTGTACTGACCCTCTCAGACCAGCCCACGGAGGTCACTGAGTCCCCTTCCACGGAGAGGTCACAGAGCCGGGTAACCTGGTGGAAGGCGTAATGTTGGTGCGACAGACGTGGGGCCCACTCCTCCTTTAAGGCCCAGattgtctatccatccatccacccaccccttCACTCTCTCATTCCCTCACACCTCAGGCCTGTGAGCAACGGCCTCACTGTGGGCCCCAGGAGGTAGGTAGCTGGGAGCTCGGGGACACACACAAGCAGAGTGATGCTGACTGCACAGCCAGGGGGCACGGACATCACAGCCGGGGGGCCCTGCAGCAGGCGTTGGCCACGGGCTGTACGGGATGTGTATGTGGGTGTGCCAGTGTCCCTGTGGGGGGGCTCCACTCGCTTTCTCTGAACCCACCAGCATGTATTTCTGTCCCTCAAACACGCCACCCTGCGCTTTCTCTGAACCCACCAGCATGTATTTCTGCCCCTCAAACATGCCACCCTGGGGGCCAGCAGCCACTCAGAGGAGGGGGAGTTACTGCTGGGTGGGGGGCCCTGTGCTCAAGCCAGGAGCAAAGACTCTAACTCCCAGAAGCCAGCCTGGGGCAGGGATGGTCTGCACCCTGAGGAGACGGGAGTaggaggagggggtggctggGAACTATCCAGGCCCCAGCAGCTCCCCCATTGCTCACACAGGGCCCGGCCTGGCTTGGCGGCTCCCTAGCACCActccccacaacacacacacgtgtgcacgcgCTAAGCAGCACCCACTTGGCTGGTGCAGGCACTCCACAGGTACACGCAGGTCCCCAGCCCCACGCTGAGCACGTTGAGGGAGGACCAGTCCACCAGGTTCAGGTAAAAGTCGTCCTGCAGCTCAGGAGCGTCCAGGACCTTGAAGGGGATCTTGGAGATCTTGCGCGTGGGTTTCCGTGGAGACCGCAATAACTTCTGACtgcagggcgggggcggggcagtgGCTTTGCAGTGACTGCACAGACTTCACAGTCTCCCTTTCCAGCAGCCCCCGGTGTTTCCTGCTCATCCTGACTGACACTCTGTGACTCCAGAACTGTGGGTGACCGCATGGCCACCGGCCCTCCGGCATGGGTGCTCAGCTGCCCTGAGCTCCGACAACCCActtcccctctgcctggagcctCCTCCAGGAGCCTCTCTGACCTGTGCACAGCCCCCAGcattgccccctccccacctggtGCAGGTCTGGACTCACCTCTTATTGCTGACGGGGGACAGGGAGTACGGGGACACGTCATTGCCATCATCGGGGCTAGAGCGCTTGGTGCTGAGGGAGTACTGCAGGTGGGGGACACCTCTGAGCAGATGCTGTGCCCCAAAGCCCCGGTGCCCTGAGCCCCTGGCAGGGGAGCACACAGGGCGCCAGACCAGAAGCGCGCTGACTGGAGACGCGTGTCCCCAGCAAACCAGGCCTGGCCCCCGAGGTGTCCTCCCACAGGCTTGCTGGTGTCCGCCCATCTCTCCTGCCCCCACAGCCACCAGCCCCTCAACTCGGGGTCAGGGGAGACCCAAGCCGGGCCTCTGATGCTGCCCTGCGGCTCACACGTGAAAGGGGTGGTGGGTGGCTTGCAGTGAGCCTGGCGTGAGGCAGGGGTTAAAGGGGCCCCCACCCTCTGGGACTCCAGCCCCGGGCAGGGCTGTGCAGGAGGAGGCGGCAGCCAGCGGGCTCACCGTGAAGAGGCCCTTCCTCTCAGGCGTGGAGGGCTGCAGCCGGcggtcctctgtctgtgggtccTGAACCTTCTCAATGCCAGCGCCCAGCAGCTCGTTCTTGAGCAGCGCCGAGTAGGCCAGGCCATCTGTGGGCACCAAGCTCCGTGAGGCCaggctggggtgaggggctggggccagggggaCCTGAGTGCTGACCTTTGCCATTGTCCGAGGTGGCATCCTTGGCTTTCCGGTTCTGGCTGGGggatttttcattttcctgtggGTGGAGAGGGGAAGGGTGAGTGAGTGGGAAGGCTGCACAGACAGGGTCTCACCCTCCACCCTCCGGCAGCCCCTCACATTGATCCTGTGGAAGTTCACGCTCCAGTTGGCACCGGCTCGTGAGGGGATGAAGCGGTCTCCGTGCTTGCTGGGGGAGGACACAGGGGAGTTGGCAGGGGTCAGGGTTCGCCGCATCTCCGCCACCTGGAAGGACGGCAGGGTGGGCTGGGTGCCTCAGAGCCCCAAGGCCACTGTCTCCTTCCTGACTGAGGCCCCGCCCACTATGTCTCCTTGTCCGTGGCCTCTGGCTGAGGATTTGATCTTGGGAGTAACCCATGAGCTGGCGCCTGTGAGTGGCACCACGTCTGAGGCTCAGTTCGTGTGTCCCACTCCCTGGCAGGAAGAGGCCAGAGATCGAGAGCCCAAGTGTGGGCATCGCCACGAACTGCAGTCCATTTCCCAGGGTCACACATGGACACAAGAGTTGACGGCACAGAACGCAGAGCGTCCAGCCTGTGGTCCCGCCACCCACATCCTCACACAGTCTCTTCCCCGGCCCCGGCATCAGGCAGTGGGAATGTCCCAGGAACGTCTTCTCTCCTATAAGGGAGGTTCAACTGTGCTCCCCAGAGAGATATGCTGAGGTCCCGGCCCTGGGACCTGGGGTGCAACCTTAACTGGAAATAGGGTCCCTGCAGGTGTTCTCAAGTTAAGATAAGCTCACACTGGAGCAGGGCGGCCCCAAACCTAAGGCCTGTGTCCTCAGAGGAGACAAGAGACATCAGCTCACAGAGGAAGGGGACGCAGAGACAAGGCAGAGGTGGGGCGGACAGGTCTGTGGGCCAAGGAGTGCCAACAGCCCCAGGCACTGGAAGAGGCGGGAAGGAGCCCACTCTGGACAGCCTGCGCAGAGCCAAGAGTGCTGAGAAGCGGTGGGCACAGCCTGCCACATTTGGGAGCCTACAAATGGCGGAGGGGGTGGGAGCTTGGGAAAGAGCAAAACAGCTCCCCCCATTCCTCTGTCCCAGTCCCCCAGAGAATGAGGGGTCTGTGGCCCCAGCAGCAGAGGAAGTGTGGGGAGGTGCTGGGCGGGGTTCACACCTGGGTGTGACCATGCTGCCACCGTGGGGGAGAACGTGTGTGTCACCTGTTGGGCACCTCTGTTCTCAAGGGACAAAGGCTGAGCACACCTGggcccccaccagccccaccccacaGGCTCCACTGGGCAGGATGGCGCTGGCACGCCGGCCCCAGCACTCACGCACGGCATCGTGTTCTCGTTCTGGATGACGATCTGCCGCAGGAGGCGCCGCTCATAGTCCTGGTCCATAGTGAGGCGGGCAGGCACGGCCTGCCAGCCGTGCTCAGCGGCCCCGGACGgcctggtggggagagggggagaggtcAGCACTGGCAGACAGTGGCCCCCCGGTCGCTGGTGACCACGGGGTACCCTGGGCGACAGCCAAGTCCCCTAGCCATGTGGGGCCTTCCCCCAGGAGCCTAGAGGGCCGTGATGGGGCAGACAggctcctctctggttgtccTGTGGGGAACCTGCCCCCGGCTCCCTCCTCTTCCCGCACAGGCCCCGgtgcctagaacccatgctccacaataagagaagccaccacaacaagAAGCCCACAGTATCGCCACCTCTGGACCACATCCTCGTTCCTGGGGCCCCTAGAGGGAGGAGTGGTGCTGATGCCTCTTCCTCTAAGTAGAGCAGCTTTGCTCCCAAAGCACAGAAGAGGGTGCAGGAGTGGGCAGGGGGTCCATCAGCTGCCTGGCCCTCCCCACAGAGCTGACTGGGCACGAGGCCTGCCTGGTGGAGGGACGTCGCCGCCAGTGGACAGACTGGTCCCCCGCCAGGTCCCCCAGTCGGGAGGCCTCTCTGAGGACAGGAGGCAGAGTGCGGCATGAGgggaggctggagagagaggcCTGAGGCAGGAGGGCCGTGCACCTTCCAGGACAGGATGCCTCCGAGAGCAGCGAACCCTTTCCAGGGGGACAGTAGACCTGGGTCCGAGGTGCCCATGACTACACACTAGCCTCTCGCCTCCCGATGGAGGGCAGCATGAGGCTCGGAGGGAGCACGGCATCCCCAGGCCCCATTGCCTCTCCCCGCCACTGTCACTCTACTTTAGCTGGAGGGCCACGTGCAGGTGGGGGCCAGGCTAGCTCCAGCCCTCGAGCCTCCAGGCCAGCACACAGCTGGTGACAGACCAAATATGAACTAGAAATTAAGTCTACTAATACACATTCCTAGATGTAGTGCCCTGGTGAAGTCCACTCCTGCCTTAAAAACACATACATGGTAAAGCACACATAACATGAAATTCGCCATCATCACCACGGCTAAGTGCACAGCTTAACGCGCTGAGCTCACTCACACTGCTGTGCAACCATCCTCCCCCCTGTCTCCGGAACTGCCCCATCTTCCCAAGCTGAAGCTCTGGGCCCACAAAACACTCATGCCTCACTCTGTCCCTGTTCAACACTTGACCCCCCAGCCCCTTGCCCCTGTTAACTCTTCAAGAAATCAAATACACACAGTCACACGACCCAGCAAGTGCACTTCAAGGTAAGACACAGATAGacacccaggagaaaggaaagagacccACAAAGAAGCCAGTATTCAAGTGCCTTTACATACACTACTAACAAAACCAAGAAGAGAAACCCAAGAGTCATCaacagtgaatggataaacaaatgtggtcCATCCACACAGTGGAGTatcactcagccttaaaaaagaaggaggtTCTGACACCTGCCACACTACAGGTGGGCCTTGAGGACATGATGtccagtgagagaagccagacagaaaaggccACATACTGTGTCATTCCACTCTTAAGAGGTCCCAGGGTTGTCAAATTCATGcagacagaaaggaaatcaaagaaCATTTGCTCTTACACATGACCACAAGACTACAAGATGCTCAGGTGGATCTGCCTACGTCCTACCTCCACAACCTCAGACACAGGCTCCCCGAGTTCCTGGGCCTAACCCTGGGCTGAGGCGCAGGCACTGGCATGAGCCTGTCAGGTCCTTGTCCCTCACTGGGACTGTGCCACACACTATCGCACAGGGCGTCCTCAGTGTGGCTTTGGCCCAAAGGCAGACACTTGGCCAAAGCAGAGCCCGTGGGGCTCGACCCTGAGGGACTGTAACACAGCCACCAGTCTCCTGTGAACTGGCTGCCTGCACCCTCTTGCAAAGATGAGGACGGTGAGGCTGGGCAAGGGGTCAGGGGCCGGTGGGGCAAACAGGGTTCCTGCCTGGAGGTccacctgccctccctcccccacccgggGCCCACAGCACCCCCTCACTTGGCCTGGGGCTCTTCCGAGCCCATGCTGGCCCACATCCCTATCGTGGACAGATAGCGAGATTCCCACTGAAAGAAACGGGGTTGCAACACCGCCAACCCCCACTCCCATTTCCAGTGAATCTGTGAAAGAAGCCACCCCTTCATGGCCATTGGCATCCTGTCTGGCAGAGGTCCCTGGACACGTTTCGTCCACTGTGGCCACAAGACAAAGCCTCTGAAATGACTGCCAGTCATCTCCCTCTCtggccttctcctcctcctcccccaaggGGCCTGTGAGCAGGCTATGGACACTGAGAGGAGCCACTAAGCTCTGTTCCAGCGTCCGAGTTAGGTCAGTGGCTGTCCCTGCTTGGCAGACACGGAAACCAGACTCAGAGGGCTAACTTCCCAGCCCGACATACTGAATGTACCCCGCAGACCTAAACAGGGCCTCCGCTGCTGCATGGCGGGCAGGAAGCTCCCTAGAGCCCACGTGCTCAGTAGCACCCACTCTGGGGCCTCAGCTCAGGGATGGCGAGGGGGTTGCCCACAGGGCTGATGGAAACCAAGGCCTCTCCATTCAGACCAAAGCCACCATGTCAGTGCCCCAGGTGGCTCCTCGTGTGGTCAGATGGCAGGGCCCAGAGAGCAGTGCAGATGCAGCCCACACACTAGAAGTTAAGAGCCCAAAGCACTGAGGTCATTGCGGAGTACGTGGAGACTGGTTTTCTGGGATGCACAAAGGAGCTGCTGCTAAGACGCTGAGTGTCCAGGCACCGGGTGTGCACTAAATCTGAATCCAGTCGGCATGCCCGTCTGAAGCGCCCCTCGCCATCTGTGGGCTATGTCCCGACAGGACAGTCTGCAGAAGGCCGTGCAGCGGGCAGGCGACTCACTGCTGACAGGTGTGGCTGCTGAGGATCAGAGAAGTCCCTAGTCCCTGATCGTGGCTGTGTTCTTTATATGGCAAAACGGGCTCTGTAGACGGGGTTAAGGTCCCTGAGATGGCGACGACCCAGGATTCCCTGGGAGGCCCAGTGTCATCACAGGGTCCTtatgagagggagagggaggatcAGAAGCAGAAACAGGAGATGCTGACTCCCACCTCACACTGCAGAGCTCCAGGATTAGAGGACACACCCTCGCCCACGGAGGAGACACTCCCACCCGCTGTTGGCAGGAGTCGAAATCTGGCAACAGCTTCCAAAAGCTAAAAACGCACATCCTTTTTGACTTCTAAGAATTTCCGCTTAGAAATTCTGGCACACGTGTGCAAACCCGTGTGTACAGGGAAGCTGCTGTATGCAGGCTGCTCAGGAAAACAGGGGACAGAGCTCAGATGTCTACCTGGGGGGCCTGGCCTTTTTCCCAGGCTGCCACAGGCATTGCAGTAAAGGGGTGGGGGTCTTGGGGACC
This region includes:
- the FZR1 gene encoding fizzy-related protein homolog isoform X2 produces the protein MDQDYERRLLRQIVIQNENTMPCVAEMRRTLTPANSPVSSPSKHGDRFIPSRAGANWSVNFHRINENEKSPSQNRKAKDATSDNGKDGLAYSALLKNELLGAGIEKVQDPQTEDRRLQPSTPERKGLFTYSLSTKRSSPDDGNDVSPYSLSPVSNKSQKLLRSPRKPTRKISKIPFKVLDAPELQDDFYLNLVDWSSLNVLSVGLGTCVYLWSACTSQVTRLCDLSVEGDSVTSVGWSERGNLVAVGTHKGFVQIWDAAAGKKLSMLEGHTARVGALAWNADQLSSGSRDRMILQRDIRTPPLQSERRLQGHRQEVCGLKWSTDHQLLASGGNDNKLLVWNHSSLSPVQQYTEHLAAVKAIAWSPHQHGLLASGGGTADRCIRFWNTLTGQPLQCIDTGSQVCNLAWSKHANELVSTHGYSQNQILVWKYPSLTQVAKLTGHSYRVLYLAMSPDGEAIVTGAGDETLRFWNVFSKTRSTKESVSVLNLFTRIR
- the FZR1 gene encoding fizzy-related protein homolog isoform X1, whose translation is MDQDYERRLLRQIVIQNENTMPCVAEMRRTLTPANSPVSSPSKHGDRFIPSRAGANWSVNFHRINENEKSPSQNRKAKDATSDNGKDGLAYSALLKNELLGAGIEKVQDPQTEDRRLQPSTPERKGLFTYSLSTKRSSPDDGNDVSPYSLSPVSNKSQKLLRSPRKPTRKISKIPFKVLDAPELQDDFYLNLVDWSSLNVLSVGLGTCVYLWSACTSQVTRLCDLSVEGDSVTSVGWSERGNLVAVGTHKGFVQIWDAAAGKKLSMLEGHTARVGALAWNADQLSSGSRDRMILQRDIRTPPLQSERRLQGHRQEVCGLKWSTDHQLLASGGNDNKLLVWNHSSLSPVQQYTEHLAAVKAIAWSPHQHGLLASGGGTADRCIRFWNTLTGQPLQCIDTGSQVCNLAWSKHANELVSTHGYSQNQILVWKYPSLTQVAKLTGHSYRVLYLAMSPDGEAIVTGAGDETLRFWNVFSKTRSTKVKWESVSVLNLFTRIR